In Trueperella pecoris, the DNA window CGAAGTCCGGAGGCGGCAAGGCGTAATGACAGAGAAGAACGTGAAGGAAGAGGGCATCGTGAACTCCAAAAAGAACATTGGCGAGCGTCATCCGCTCCCCGTTGCTACGCCGGGGGTGCCCGTCGTCGAAGTGACGGATCTCAACGTGCGTTTCCCGTCTGAAGACGGCGTCGTTCATGCTGTTCGTGGCGTGAATCTGTCGGTCAACTCGGGTGAAGTCCTTGGCATCGTGGGGGAATCCGGTTCAGGCAAGTCCGTGACGTCAATGTCGATTATGGGGCTGCTTGATCCTTCGGCCAAGGTTGAAGGATCGGTGAAGATCCACGGCACCGAGATTCTTGGCCAGAGCGACAGCTACATGTCGAAGATTCGCGGCAAGAATATCGCGATGGTTTTCCAAGATCCGCTTTCGGCCTTGACCCCGGTTTATACGATCGGTGATCAGATTATCGAAGCGCTTCAGGCCCATGACAAGATTTCCGATAAAGACGCACAGGCTCGCGCTATCGAACTTTTAGGTATTGTTGGAATCCCTAACCCTGAGATTCGCGTCAAGTCCTTCCCACACGAGTTTTCTGGCGGTATGCGTCAGCGTGCGATGATCGCGATGGCGATTGCTAACAATCCGGATCTCATCATCGCAGACGAGCCGACTACCGCTCTGGACGTTACGATCCAGGCCCAGATCCTTGACGTGCTCCGCAAAGCACAGAAGGAGACGGGGGCTGCCGTGATCATGATTACCCATGATCTTGGTGTCGTTGCAGGTATCGCTGACAAAGTCGCAGTTATGTACGCCGGTCGTATCGTTGAGCGTGGCGCCGTGGATGAAATCTTCTACCACTCGGCCATGCCTTACACCATCGGCCTGCTCGGGTCGCTGCCGCGCCTAGATTCAAAGAAGGAACATCAGCTTGCTGTGGTTGAAGGTAATCCGCCTTCAATGCTCTATGAACAGACAGGGTGTCCCTTCGCTGCACGTTGCCCCGTCGCTCAGCTCGCGTGTTTGGACGGCGAGCCGACGCTGGAGCAGGTAAAGTCGGATAATCCGACGATGCTTCATGAAGTTGCTTGTATTCGTCGCGATGAGATTCGTGACGAATCTAAACACTATGAGGATATTTATCCGAAACCGGCTCCCGTTATTCCGCCTTTCGATGGCACTGCGCGCAATGAGCGTGAGGAAGTGCTGCGAATCGAAGATATGAAGAAGCACTTCCCACTGATGAAAGGCTCGGTGTTCCGCCGCCGTGTCGGCACCGTTCACGCTGTCGACGGTATTTCTCTAGATATCCGCGCCGGGGAAACCCTTGGCCTTGTGGGAGAGTCTGGTTCGGGTAAGACGACAACCCTCATGGAGGTTCTCAACCTCGTGAAGCCCATCGAGGGCAAGATCGTCGTTTTGGGCGAGAACACCGCAGATATGACGCGTGCGGACCGCAAACGTGTGCGTAACGATCTGCAGGTAGTTTTCCAGGATCCGATGGCGTCATTGGATCCGCGTATGCCGGTGTTCGACATCATCGCCGAGCCGCTCAAGTATGCCGGTTGGAAGAAGGCTGACATTGAGCCGCGCGTGACGGAACTGATGAATATGGTGGGCCTTGAGCCCGCGCACGTTAACCGCTACCCGCGCAACTTCTCCGGCGGCCAGCGCCAGCGTATCGGAATTGCGCGCGCCTTGGCTGTCCAGCCCAAGCTCCTCGTGCTTGACGAGCCTGTTTCCGCTCTTGACGTTTCCATTCAGGCTGGTGTCATCAATCTGCTTGATGAGTTGCGTGCGAAACTCAATCTTTCTTACCTCTTTGTTGCTCACGATCTGTCGGTGATCCGCCATATCGCTGATCGAGTCGCAGTGATGTATTTGGGTAAACTGGTTGAGGTTGGCGACGTCGACGCCGTCTTCGAAGCTCCACGTCACCCCTACACACAGGCCTTGCTGTCGGCTATTCCGATTCCGGATCCGGCCAAGGAGCGTAGCCGCCATCGCATCTTGCTCCAGGGCGATCTACCCTCGCCGGCCAATCCGCCCACGGGGTGCCGCTTTGTCAGCAGGTGTCCAGTCTATGAGACGCTCGGTGATGGTGAGCGAAAGATCTGCGACGAGACTCATCCACAGTTCTCAACTGTCGGGGAAGACCACGACGTGGCGTGCTATTATCCGCGTCATCTCAACGTTTTCTAGCTTATTATCAGAGGGCGGGGTAGCGGTTTTCGGACCGTTGCCCCGCCCTTTTGTTAGAGATGTTTTGGTGGTTTTAGCTGATTTCTTGGTCACGCTTCGGTAAAAAGGGCCGCTAAGTTTTCACGATCTTAAGATTTTCGACTAACCTATCCCCATGAACTCCCGCACGTCCGGCGGGAGTTAAGTCCTAAAGGAGGACACTCTTATGCGATTCATGAAGGCAAGCGTTGCACTCGCTGCTGCCGCGGCACTCACGTTGAGCGCCTGCTCTGGCTCCGGTGCCAAGAGTGGGGAAGCTTCGTCCAAGACCAGCTCTGCTTCTTCGCTTCCAGCAACCGATTACAACAAGGTAGATCGTGACCAGCTGGCCGACGGTGGAAAACTACGGCTCGCTATTAATTCTTATCCTGAGCAATGGAATGCCAACCACGTTGATGGCAATACAGTGGATCTGAGTACGAAGATTTACGGCTTCATCGCCCCGCGGAACTGGATCTACGACGAAAAGGGTAACTTCGATGTTAACCCGGATTACGTTGAGTCCTATGAGGCGAATACTGATGGCGATGGCACGAACGCCATGGTGATTACTCTTAACCTCAACCCGAAGTCCCACTGGAATGACGGCACCCCGATTACGGCGGCTGACTATCAAGCAGCTTGGAAGGCGTGCTCGGGTCAGATTGAAGGAGTGGCCTGCGCATCTCCTGATGGCTGGACCCAGATTTCTTCGATCGAGGCGGGGTCCTCACCCACGCAGGTTGTCGTCAAGTATTCGGAGAAGTACCCGGACTGGTCGGCAAACTTCTCGACCGTGACGGCGGCTGCTGGTGCCGTTGATTCGAAGTCTTTTAACGAAGGCTGGCTTGACCCGGTTGAGGCAAACAAGTTCCTCGCTGGCCCGTTTAAGGTCAGCGCCTCCAATCCTGCTCAGAAGGTGCTAACGCTTGAGCCCAATCCGCAGTGGTGGGGCAAGGCTCCTAAGCTTTCGACCGTGACCTTCTCGGCCCTCGATCAGAAGGCTACCGCTGCTGGCTACGCTAACGGCGAGATCGACGCTATCGACTTCATCGTTGATGCTGCCACCTACGAAACCGCGAAGGGTCGACCGGACGGCAAGATCACGATGTCTGACTCGGTGCAGTGGCGCCACTTTACTTTCAATTCGCGTGCGGGAGCCCTCCAGGACAAGCTTGTCCGCCAGGCTATCCAGCTCGGCATTGACACCAAGGATATTGCTTCTTCCGACCTTTCTGGTCTTCCTTCCCAGGGCTTGGATCTAAACCTGGGCAACCACTTCTTCATGCCAAGCCAGAAGGGCTACAAGGACAACTCGACCAAGTGGGCTTACGATCCCGAGGCTGCTAAGGCCAAGCTCGAAGAAGCCGGCTACAAGATGAACGATGCGACCAAGGTTTACGAGAAGGATGGCAAGGAACTCGCTGTCCGTTACCTGCGCATTCCGGGGAATGCTGCTAACGAGAACGAAGGCGCAATGTTCATGGACATGATGAAGGAGATTGGCGTCAAGGTCACCTACCAGGATGTTGAGTCGAAGGACTTCTTCAATAACGTCATCAAGGGTGAGTACGACATCACGTCCTTCGCATGGAATGGTACCCCGTACGCAATGGCCAACATCGGACAGATTTACGGCAATCCTTTCGACAAGGAAGGCAAGCTGCAGAACTCTAATTTCACCGGTATGAAGGTGGACAAGATTGATGAGTTCATCGCGGCAATTGCTAAGGAAACTGATGATGACAAGCGTCGTGAGTTGACTAATCAGGTTGACGAAGTGATTTGGGAAGAAGTTATGACTCTTCCGCTCTACTACCGAGCAAACATCACCGCCATCCCGGCTAAGCTTGCCAACTACGGCTCGACCGTCTTCTCCGGAATCCTGCTTCCTGAGAACATCGGATACACCAAGTAACTGAGATTCTCGAGGTATAAGATGAGGGTCGGCCCGGCGGGTCGGCCCTCACTCTTGTGTTACTCAAACTTGGTGAAAGAACGACACATATGTTAGGGTCCCACCCATGTTTATTGCGCATCCTTAGAAGCCACGGTGGGTACTCGGCGCTAGGCCTGTAGCAGTTCGAAATAAATCCTGGGGTGGCCTAAGAATTAGGTCCACTTGGTTTAAGCGTTGACCGTGTTTTCTTGTTTCCATTGTTCCGCATACTTCCGCGGGCTGAGGTAGCCGAGTGCGGAGTGCGGATGGAAGTCATTGTAGCGCCGTGACCACTGGGCCACGAGTAGGCGGGCATGCTCAAGGTTCTCGATGCTGTTATCCTCCAAGAGCTCGTCTCGCATCCGGTTATGGAACGACTCAACGAACCCGTTATGCCATGGCTGGCCTGGCGGAATGAGCGCTTGGATCGTCTTATCCTCGGCCGCCCAAACCTCGAGGGCGTGGGCGATGAACTCAGGCCCGTTGTCCATCCGAATCACCCTAGGGCGTCCTCCGCGCTCCAGACAAGCCACGTCGAGCAGTTCGATCACCGAGCCCGCATCAAGCTTTTTATCGACCGCGAAGGCGACGTGCTCGCGGGTGTATTCATCAATAATGTTGCAAATCTTGATCATCTTGCCATGCCAGGTTGAATCGAACTGGAAGTCCAACGCCCACACGTCGTTCGGGTACTGGCCAGCAGGAACATCACGCTGGCCGTGACCACTGAGGCGTTTACGCTTCTTGCGCGGCAACACGCGTAGACCTTCTTCACGCCACAAGCGCCGGAAAGTTTCCCGGCATACCCCATAACCCTCGGCGAGGGCGTTTCTCCAGGCACGCCGGTGTCCCCACCGGCGGTGATCACGCGCGAACTCGTGCATCCACTCGCGCAAGTCCGCGTATTTATCCGGCGTGCTTTCACGGGTCCTAGCGCGCCGGTAAGCACTGCGAGAGAGCCCAACGATCTGGCAGGAAAGTCTTTGGGAATAGCCCAGCCCAACGAGATGCCAGACGGCATCATGGCGGCGAGCTGGGCTTAGAAGTTTCCCTCCGATAATTCTTTCCACGCAGCCTTCTCCAGCTCTGCCTGACCCAGGAGGCGTTTGAGGCGCGTGTTCTCATCGCGCAGGCGCTGGAGCTCTTTCGCTTCGCTCTTGGTCATCGACCCATAGGTTGCCTGCCACCTATTCAACGTGGCTTCACTAATCCCAAGTTCGGTCAGGATCTGAGCCGTCGTCGAGCCTGATTCCTTCATCTCCCGCGCCTTATCAAGCTTACGAACAATCTGCTCAGGAGTATGCTTACTGAACTTCTTCACCATTCATCCATTCTCCCCACCCACAGGCAGGGGATCAACGGACAACACTCAAGTCACCTGGACCTAAAAACCTAGGGCACTCCAATCCCTTGTGTTGCACCCACGTATGTGGGTGATGTGTGAAAGTCTGAAGATGCGAAATTTTCTTGCCCTTATACCTGTAATGCGCAATCGAGCACGACGCGCCGCCACGAGCGATGTGCGTAACGGCGCCATAAACAAGCGCCGTTACGAGTTGGGGCCCCAACCCAAACTTTGGCCATCCTCACTAGAGTTTGATGCTATCGGGGACATGGATCAGGCTAAGCTGTTGCGCTCCACAATCAGTAAGAACGCTGGGCTCATAAGCATGACGGTACTGTTTTCTATGGTGAGCTTTGGCTCATCAGTACTTGTCTCATGGGCACTCGGCCGTGCCCTTGATGCCGGTATTGACCGAGGCCTGACCACTGATCTCCTACCGGGCATCGTGCTCCTTATAGGGGTTATCTTCTTCCGGGTTCTCGGTACACTTTCCGAACCTCTTTTCATCGTCAGCTCACTGCGTGCAAACATTGGTTGGTCAATGGCCATGGTGCGCCGCTTGGTAGGCGTTCGGCGCGGTGGCCGATACGCTATGCCCGCCGGAGAAATGGTGGCAGCGGTAACCACGGATGCACAAAAGATCGGCCAGTTTCTCCGGATGGTCCCCGAACTGATCGCAGCCGCTTTCTCTTTTGTGCTCACGGTCGTTCTTATGATTCGCATTAGCCCTTTGCTCGGAACCATCGTCGCTCTCGGATTGCCCATCGCTATCAGCCTGATGACTCTTCTCATCAAACCACTCCACAAGCGCCTTGACGTCCAGCGTGAAGAGCGCGGCAGGCTTACGACGCTCGCTTCCGATGCTGCGGTGGGGCTACGCGTGCTACGCGGAGTGGGCGGAGAAGACATTTATACCCAGCGATACGCCGTCCAATCGGAACGAGTATGCCAAACGGGGATACAAGCGGCGGCACTTCAAGCTTTCATGCGCGGGCTGACGACGGCCGTGCCCGGGATAGTCACAGCGGTGATCGTCGGCGGCGGCTTGTGGGAGGTCTTCCATGGCACCATGACCTATGGTCAACTGGTCGCCTTCTACGGCTACACAATGTACATGGTCATGCCGATTTGGGTTGCCACAACTTTCTTGCAGTTCTATACAGATGCGAAAGTTGCCTCAGGCCGTATTGCCAAGGTCATGGCCATCGAGCCGCTTACTTCTGACGCGGGCGTTGACCCGTCTGTCACATCGGCCCTCCCGCGCAACGACGCCGTCGGGGCAGCCTCCGAGCGCATGCCGGCCGAGCGTCGATGCGAGTTCGACTGGGGCAGTGCCTACCTACGCGATGGAAAGACCGGTGTCGAAATCCGGCCAGGTGTGCATACCGCCGTCGTTTCAGCGGCACCAGAAGTATCGGCCGCACTAGTTGAACGGCTGGCTCGTATCGATGACCAAAACGAGATCACCGCACGTTGGGAAGGTCATCCCGAGGTTCCGCTGACCGCATTCGCACTCGATGAGGTTCGCCGTGGCGTCGTGCTCTCTGACGCCATCGCACAGTTATTCCAAGGCCGGCTACGTTCAAATCTCGAAGCCAGCAACGCCGCCTGGCCGCTCCCCCGGAGTGTGTTGGACCAGATGGTCGACACCGGAGACGGTTCTGGAATCGCAAGCCGCAAACATAAAGCCAACCCGATCGCTCTTCCCGACAACGAACTGACACTCGCGATGATCACGGCCGACGCCACCGACATCATGGAATCCGTCGAAGACGGCATCGACGGGTATGTTGCTGAACGCGGACGATCACTATCGGGCGGGCAGCGCCAACGGGTGGCACTTGCGCGGGCAATCCTGACC includes these proteins:
- a CDS encoding ABC transporter family substrate-binding protein codes for the protein MRFMKASVALAAAAALTLSACSGSGAKSGEASSKTSSASSLPATDYNKVDRDQLADGGKLRLAINSYPEQWNANHVDGNTVDLSTKIYGFIAPRNWIYDEKGNFDVNPDYVESYEANTDGDGTNAMVITLNLNPKSHWNDGTPITAADYQAAWKACSGQIEGVACASPDGWTQISSIEAGSSPTQVVVKYSEKYPDWSANFSTVTAAAGAVDSKSFNEGWLDPVEANKFLAGPFKVSASNPAQKVLTLEPNPQWWGKAPKLSTVTFSALDQKATAAGYANGEIDAIDFIVDAATYETAKGRPDGKITMSDSVQWRHFTFNSRAGALQDKLVRQAIQLGIDTKDIASSDLSGLPSQGLDLNLGNHFFMPSQKGYKDNSTKWAYDPEAAKAKLEEAGYKMNDATKVYEKDGKELAVRYLRIPGNAANENEGAMFMDMMKEIGVKVTYQDVESKDFFNNVIKGEYDITSFAWNGTPYAMANIGQIYGNPFDKEGKLQNSNFTGMKVDKIDEFIAAIAKETDDDKRRELTNQVDEVIWEEVMTLPLYYRANITAIPAKLANYGSTVFSGILLPENIGYTK
- a CDS encoding ABC transporter transmembrane domain-containing protein, with the translated sequence MTVLFSMVSFGSSVLVSWALGRALDAGIDRGLTTDLLPGIVLLIGVIFFRVLGTLSEPLFIVSSLRANIGWSMAMVRRLVGVRRGGRYAMPAGEMVAAVTTDAQKIGQFLRMVPELIAAAFSFVLTVVLMIRISPLLGTIVALGLPIAISLMTLLIKPLHKRLDVQREERGRLTTLASDAAVGLRVLRGVGGEDIYTQRYAVQSERVCQTGIQAAALQAFMRGLTTAVPGIVTAVIVGGGLWEVFHGTMTYGQLVAFYGYTMYMVMPIWVATTFLQFYTDAKVASGRIAKVMAIEPLTSDAGVDPSVTSALPRNDAVGAASERMPAERRCEFDWGSAYLRDGKTGVEIRPGVHTAVVSAAPEVSAALVERLARIDDQNEITARWEGHPEVPLTAFALDEVRRGVVLSDAIAQLFQGRLRSNLEASNAAWPLPRSVLDQMVDTGDGSGIASRKHKANPIALPDNELTLAMITADATDIMESVEDGIDGYVAERGRSLSGGQRQRVALARAILTEAPVLLLIEPTSAVDSHTESRISHRLHRQRRGRTTVVVSASPILLGEADEVIFVGADGREVARGPHTELLDDSRYYSVVHRGGDQDEDARQAHETGNVNQTGEAGETAASDPRKEN
- a CDS encoding IS3 family transposase, with the translated sequence MERIIGGKLLSPARRHDAVWHLVGLGYSQRLSCQIVGLSRSAYRRARTRESTPDKYADLREWMHEFARDHRRWGHRRAWRNALAEGYGVCRETFRRLWREEGLRVLPRKKRKRLSGHGQRDVPAGQYPNDVWALDFQFDSTWHGKMIKICNIIDEYTREHVAFAVDKKLDAGSVIELLDVACLERGGRPRVIRMDNGPEFIAHALEVWAAEDKTIQALIPPGQPWHNGFVESFHNRMRDELLEDNSIENLEHARLLVAQWSRRYNDFHPHSALGYLSPRKYAEQWKQENTVNA
- a CDS encoding transposase, which produces MVKKFSKHTPEQIVRKLDKAREMKESGSTTAQILTELGISEATLNRWQATYGSMTKSEAKELQRLRDENTRLKRLLGQAELEKAAWKELSEGNF
- a CDS encoding dipeptide ABC transporter ATP-binding protein, with product MTEKNVKEEGIVNSKKNIGERHPLPVATPGVPVVEVTDLNVRFPSEDGVVHAVRGVNLSVNSGEVLGIVGESGSGKSVTSMSIMGLLDPSAKVEGSVKIHGTEILGQSDSYMSKIRGKNIAMVFQDPLSALTPVYTIGDQIIEALQAHDKISDKDAQARAIELLGIVGIPNPEIRVKSFPHEFSGGMRQRAMIAMAIANNPDLIIADEPTTALDVTIQAQILDVLRKAQKETGAAVIMITHDLGVVAGIADKVAVMYAGRIVERGAVDEIFYHSAMPYTIGLLGSLPRLDSKKEHQLAVVEGNPPSMLYEQTGCPFAARCPVAQLACLDGEPTLEQVKSDNPTMLHEVACIRRDEIRDESKHYEDIYPKPAPVIPPFDGTARNEREEVLRIEDMKKHFPLMKGSVFRRRVGTVHAVDGISLDIRAGETLGLVGESGSGKTTTLMEVLNLVKPIEGKIVVLGENTADMTRADRKRVRNDLQVVFQDPMASLDPRMPVFDIIAEPLKYAGWKKADIEPRVTELMNMVGLEPAHVNRYPRNFSGGQRQRIGIARALAVQPKLLVLDEPVSALDVSIQAGVINLLDELRAKLNLSYLFVAHDLSVIRHIADRVAVMYLGKLVEVGDVDAVFEAPRHPYTQALLSAIPIPDPAKERSRHRILLQGDLPSPANPPTGCRFVSRCPVYETLGDGERKICDETHPQFSTVGEDHDVACYYPRHLNVF